CTGGGGATTCCCGGAACATCCTGGTGTACAGCCAATCTGGTATATTCAGAGGAAGCagatggtgggggaggaggggggggggggaggctgggaaTACTGCATGGTCATAGCTGACTAACCTATGGGCACATATTCTGATTCTGAGAAGATTCTAGGGCCCCTAAAACTGCCTGTAGGACAGCAAGCAAAATACCTCATGGGAGGCTGACCTCATATATAAGGCAAGTAGAGCAGGAACAGGGCAAAGTTTCcttctccaaaagaaaacaaaaacaaagacttgCTTTGCACATAGCATTTTCCAGGtcagaaaaaaaagtgatacatAAGAAGGCCCAAATTGAAGGTGAATTCCCAAACAGGGTACCCCAGAGGGTAGCCTCAAATCAACAAAACCCACTTAGACACCTTCCTAGGCCCAGTCAAGACCTCCTGAATCATCTCTGCACAAAAGCAGGTCCCAGGCATGTGATCCCAtgagtttgtgtttgtttgtttttcaacagAAGACAGCACTGACAGGGTCCAAGATCTATGAACTGGCTTAGAACCCAGATCATGCATGTTTTGCCTGTGAGCAATAATTAGAGTTTTCTATAGTCAAGCCCTAAACACCATCCACGAGATTTGGCCAGACAGTAGTACTGACCTACTTTCCACTCCCACTGGGAATCAGGGGTTATCTGGACCTTATTTGGGTTCTATAGGGAtatagggctagggctagggatCATAATTCCTTCTAAAGTAACAGGCCAATTATTTTTATGTGCTAGGAAagctggtggggaagggggatgtGGACCATCAAACCTTAACCGAGTTAGGGAAGAATGGAAGGGTTGGTGAGAGGAGTCTTAGAAACAAGGTCAGGTACGAAGAAGAAGCATCTGCTGACTGAAGGACCTAGAAGATTGTCCTTCAAGTCTGTGGTTCAAAAGTTTTTAGAGTCAGAGTGTAAGGGGCAAGGATTCAGGATTTCTGAGGTATAGTTGTAACTAAGCCTCTGTCATTGTTCATTTCTAATACTTGATGTTTTTCCCTCTGTTGAGAACCCTACACCTCCGAAGTCCACTACCAATTATGATTAACACTACACTGGATGAcgttagaaagaaagagagcttCTTAGGGGGTCTAGAGTCAAGATCACTTTTATCACACAACCACATGCCAGTAGCTCACTTTTATGGTCTCCTCTCCATGGCCTTCTGAACCTTACTGCTCAGGGAATTCCTCTAAATTGACCCCACATCACAGCATGCCCATCTTTTACGTTGAGTCCTTGCTAAagcttccttccctccatcctcacTGTCCTGATTTGGGGGCATGGCACCTCAGTCATTGACTCCAAATGTGCAGCAGGAGACAAGAGGAAGGTTCACCTGCTGACCTACTGCCACCCCACCACAGTGAATCTTATTCCAGAGGCATGTCCCAACTTGACCCCTCTTCTGAAAGTTCTAGAGAACCTTGATTTTGGGGAGGGGGCATAGAGCCAACCCTAAGTCCCCTTACCTGGAGCTGAACCTAGAAAGGTCAGAGCCTTAGCACCCATATGAGCCTCAGTCCTCAGattagggggtgggggggtgggcaaaagAGCCTCTGGGAAAATCTCCCTCCCAGAAGTAGGTTGGCAAGTAGGGCAGGACCTGTGATCCTGCACAAGAGATTCTTCCAGCAGCACCCCAGTCCCCTCCCGGGGAAGATAAGCTAGAaggatgatgggggggggggggcagggttggGAGACTGGGAGGCCAGGGCTCAGCTACCCGGGCCGGGAGAACAAAAGCTGAGTTGCAGCCGCCTCCGCCGCTGCCGCCGGCCGAGCTCTTTGTGACACTTTGTTTGGGACGCAGAGAGGGAAGCACcccccatcctctcccctcccccaccccccgctccggGAGAGTTTGggtcccttccccctcttccatCAGCCCTACCTGGGCCGGGGGGCGCTCATCCACTCTCCCTCCCGGCTCAGCCGCCCTGCACCCCCAGGCCCCTCGCGCCCTGCCTTCGGGCCCCTACAAAGACGCCCGCGCGCCCCCCCCAACGCTGGCCTTTCCCCTTTGGTGTCCGCTTTCCCGTCTTCCCCACCTGGCCCCCCCCCTTCCTCGAGGCCCCCCAGCTCTCCCGGCTTCTGAagccgccgcccccaccccgcccccccaggagCTCTGGGCGAAGTTTGCTTGGGGCCGAGCtggcgcccctcccccgcccccgccccctgcacctGCTCCGAGCCGGGCGCGCGGAGCGGGCCCCCCCtccgggtgggggggagggggccgggggcgggggccgggtgGCGGAGGGGGGGGCCGGGAGTGGGGGGAGCGGCTACTCACGAGccccgggcgggcggcggcggagcgggcggcggcggcggcggcggcgggcggcgggccggCGGCGCGGGCGTCAGCGTTACGTGGGGCCGGGGGAGATGCGCCGGGCcccggcccccccgcccccggcccggcccccgccccctccccggtcccccgcccccggccctggCCCGCATTGTGTGCGGCGGGAGGCGGCCCGGCCATTAGCATGCGGGGGGCGGCGCGGCGGGGCTGGGAGCCGCGCGGGAGCGGGAGCGGGGCTCTGGCTCCGGGGACAGGGAGCTGGGGACCCCGGGAGCCGCGAGAGGCGGCCGCCAGGGGCGGGGTGCGGGCAGTTTGGAGACTGGGGGCGCTgtcggagggagggagggagtgaacgGGGGTGGGACGCACAGACGATTCCAACGGGAGACTGGAAGAGATTTTGAAAGGTCATCTCGTCCTTCCCCCAGCCTCCAAGCCGGACTGCCCCTCCCACCCTAAACCCGGACATACCAGGGAAGGAGTTGGCTCTGCCGCTCTTTCTGCCCCAACATGCACAGACTCGGGAAGTTCTTCCTGGGGTTTTATCTCAAAGCCTCTCCCTTAcaatttctgtctctctttttggggaggaggaggaggggcgatTATAGAGATAGTTAATGTCTGCCGTATAAGAAACATTATTAAAGTTACTCTTCGGTCCTTTCTGTTCTTGATAAACAattcctgctccttcctctcgAATTCTCTTTTCCACTCCTTAAGTCACTTTAATGGCTCTTcaatacaacaaatatttactgattgcttactaagtgccaggcactatgctcaGCACTGTGGGGGATGAACATATGAGGGGGGTTGTGATACCCTCCTATGAGCAGACTGTAATCTAGACGGGGGCTACAAATTTGTAAATAGTACACTCAGATTTTATCAGTATTTACCGAATGCCTGTTTACATATTTAATAGTGTAGAATCCTTACAATAACACTCTGAACATGTACAGGTAAGGAGAATGAAGCTGAAGCGTCTCTTTCCACTGGCCTACCAGCTCAGGGATCATCAGAGCAAGCCTAACATTTCAAATTCTGTAAGGCCATTGCCACCAAATAGAATTAATGCACATGGGGACTGAAGAGGGAGTAGACACACAACTTCTCCAAATCCCTTTAAATGTGATTCCCACTCCACAGGAAAGAAAAGTGGACACAATGCTCCAGTGAGTGTTGGACCAGCACTAAGCAGGACAGAAGTGGCTTTCAAAGGGCCACTTGCCATCCAGGACCCTGCCTCTTGGTACTAACTCCCAGGAGTCTTCTGCCCAGTCTTCTACcatcagtaataataatgataatagccACTAACAATTGTTGAGCacttatgtgccaggtactgggcTGAGCTAGTCCgttgcattttcttttaataatcaaGGCAACCCCTTGAGTATTGTATTGAGATCAGTATTATTAACTTCCCTTTATAGATAAGAAAgcattaagtaatttgcccaaggtcaccctgGTAGATCTGGGATTTGAACATAGGTTCGGTTTTCTTCAGatctcaggctctgcaccaagATGTGTCTTTCCTATTTTTGCTCCATAGAGTATATATTTGGGGCTAGCTGGTTCTGCTTCTCACTGTAGAAATAAATGCCCCCCCCAACTTAGCTTCTGAATAAGCTTTTAGTACACAGGCATCAGGCACATCAGTGTGACCTCATCACACCACTGATGGTTATTAAGTACCCTCCACGAGTCAACAACCTCTCATAGCCATATCATTAGCCCCCTTTTTATCACTCAGGTTGAACAAAGTGAGGTTCAAATAGGTAGAATAGTGTATCCCAGTTCACACAGCTGGGAGTGACAGACCTGAGATTCTAGTCCAGGCACCTGACTGCAAGGCaacttctgtctctcaaaaatattcatcagtaggggtgcctgggtggctcagtccgttgagtgtccaactcttggttctggctcaggtcatgatcccagggtcatggtatcgagccccacattgggctccactctgacagcacggagcctgcttgggattttctccctccctctctctgccctcctcagcttgcactcacacttgtgcacactctctctctcaaaataaataaataaattttaaaatgaacttaaaaaaatattcattggtGTCCTTCCCAAAACTGACCATTTAGGGACAATCTTTTATACATATCTAGCTGCAAATTAACACTGAGTGAGAAACAATCCCCACTATAAGTAGGGATCCCCATCTACTTAGTATCCAATCCAAAGTAAATCCttcaagaaaggaaggagagaggagaaactGTCCAGAAAGTAAGAGACAGAAAGGCAGGGGAATTAAACCTTGCCTGGTCTTGAGACAAATCTGCAAGTGGTAATGACAGGGGACCAAACTGGACAGTAATACGGGATTTCCCTAGAAACAGCCAGTAATTTGAAgaggaagcaaacaaacaaacaaacaaacaaaaaccagacaagGGGAGGAGAAAGATTAGATGGaaatgtggggaaactgaggcccagggtggTAGTGTCCATGGGGATGAGGTGAACAATCAGAAGACTCAGGatgggcagggggggggggggcaacaagAAAGGACAGAGCAAGGCAGGAATGAACTGCCTTGTGGAATGAACTGAGGTTGGGTTTGCCCATGGCCACTCCCTGGATCCTTAGGCCTTCATGGGGACCTTTGCCCCACCACACCCAGCCCTGACAGCCTGTCTCTGCCAGCACAAGTTTATTGTCTGCTCTAAGCTACCAGACCCTGCTAGGAGCTCCAGGCCAGGCTGGGCCCCATCTCCTTGGAGTAGCTCCTTCAGACTAGGTAGGTGTGAGGCCCTGAGGCTCAACTCCCTGGATATTAGAAGTGGGCAGAGGGACAGCTCAAAGAGATATTGCTGCATGTGCTATCTCCTGCTAGGTGCCATAATGCATTTCTCCCAGCCTAGGAAGCACTGAACTCCAGTGGTCAAGGGAGCCATGGAGGAGAGAGCTGCCCAGCGGGAACAGGAGAGACCCAGTGTTCGTCTGGAAAAGCTACAGCACTGGGCAAGGCACAGGCAGAGTGGGCACCTCTTGGTGCTGGCGGTGAGGCCAGGCTGCCCCACCCCAAGGTTCAGCATGCCCACTTGTATCCCAATTCAATTCCGTCCATGTTTAGGGAGCACCCACCATGTGCCTGAAACTGTGCTAGGCTCTGagtgggaggagggtggagaaggCATAGAACAATGAAGCAGGACCCTTAATCTCTAACTAGCTTCCATCATGTGGGGAAAACACATAGGTAAGTAACTAAAATTGGACAGGAggcagaaaatattaaataatatccCATTCCTTTACTTGTCCTTGGTTGACTACTTTCTGCCAACATGCATTCCTCCCAATTGCTGATCTCTGGATCCTCTTCAACTCCCCTGTGTCTGGCCTCCAGGTGAGCCAGCTATGGCTGGCTGTGGCTGTGATGCCCTTTGCTGTCTCTGTTGCCTGCCTGAATTCTGCTTGTCACATGGCCACAGCGCTGCCACTTGTGCCTGGAGCTTTGGTAAGACCCACCAcaaggaagggtggaaggaagaTCTTGGAAGCCCCTCCCTAACGGGGTAGAGCTCAACATTTGCCTTTCTCAACATTCAGGGTCTCCTCACTGGGATGGTTACCCTTGAGCTGCGCAGATCACCCCGCCTCTGGAAGGTGAGAGGGGAAGATAATACAGCACTGTTCTCCAACACTGCCCCCCaccaaacatacacacacacacacacacacacacacacacacacgcacacgcaggACTCAGCCCAGGAAGTGGCTAGATGTTAACTAATCCTGTCAGCTCTCTGCCCCTGACTGGcccaaaaggagagaaagcaagaaagttaGAGGGCTGATGGCCCTGTTTGGAGGTGGAGGAATAGGAGCTGAGTTTTGTTTTGGGGCTAGGCTGTAGGTGGGGCTTGGGATTGCAATGAGTTCCCTAGGCTGCGCAGAGCTGAGCTGGCTCACTGGCAGGTGCAGGCCATGATGATACTCAACATCTTCAATCTGATCTTGGGCTTCATCGTGGTGGTGGTCGAGGTGATGAAGACAGCCTTGGGGCCTGCCCCAACTGCCCCCTCCCAGGTATGGGTGAATAAAGAAGGTGGGAGGATGAGGAGGCAAgaggagatggagagggaaaggggcaagaGCAAACAGGTGCTGGGTCCCCTGTAGCATTCTCAGCCCTGTCTACCTGCAGCTGGCTGGCTTGCTGGTGGTGGAGCTCAGCGCTGAGACCTTCACCTTAGGGGGAGTGCTCCTCTCAGCGCACTCCCTATTCCTGCTGAGCCAGAGGAAGCCAGGATGCTGCCGGACCCAGAGTCTGCACTACCAGGAGCTGCAGGAGGTATTCAGGGCTTGGAGGACAGTATGGAGCAGTTACCTAGCAGCTGATTTTTTCACTGGCTATTGTGGTCAGTGGCACTTAAGGGAAAACCATGGGGTtggtgggaggtggagagggagaaggagttGTAGCCAGAAACTGGTTTTCTGGTTTTAGACGTTTCTCTCATAGTGGTGGGTAAGAGGGAGCTGGGCGTCTAAATGCCTGGGACTAGAAATGTGGGACAGCGTTAGGAAGGTGCCTAAAAGGAAGGACTATTGGaacaagaaaaaatggaagaacagGAGGAAGTTGTTTCTGTCTGGGATTCCCCCCTTTCTCACCCCTACAGTTTGCTCCCCTCACACCCATCTGGCTCTTAGGGTCTCTCTGAGTTGGAGGAAGTTGCTGATTTGGAGAATGGCCCCACGGTGGCTAGCACAGCAAATGGAACAAATGAGTGAGCTGGCGAGGGGAGGCAGACAAGTCCTGCTCTGCTACCCGTCAGGAGCAGTTTCCAGACCCTCTTGTCCCCACTCCACAGAACTCAGAAGCTAGATGAAGTCAGTCCTCTGAGACCTACAAGAAGTCCAGTGGAGTGCCTTCAATTTCATTCGGACTcggcccctttctctccccttcctcgcTAGGAGAAGCTATACCTAAACCAGAGTATTCCCTCACCTCACTAGCCTGAAAAGCTGCCCGCCTGCAGGACATCCTTAAGCCAACTTTCAGCTGTACCCACTTCTCCCTTCCATTCTTCCCCTCCTTACCCATAGCCTCCCCATACAGCTTCGCATCTGTCTCATCTcacttatttctcttctttccacatTTCACAATCCCATACTCCAAGCCCGGGTTCCCGTATGCGCCCACTCTTAGAAGTCAATCCACGGgggctttagttttctctttcgATCCCGGTCCCTTCTACTCTAACAAAGACTACGAGTCCCAGGatgcccctctgccccctggcCTGATGGGAAATAAAGAGCCTTCCCTCCGGGATGGGGGCGCTGTGCATCTGCTGAGTGACGCGAGGCGTTGTAAATCGGGGCCTAGCCGAGAGTTTCCTCGGACGCGACCACTGGCCCTGGGTGCAGGGAGGAGCCGGGCGGGTTATCCTGCGCGGGGGCGCCGCGGCCCCAATCACGGCAACTGAGAGCTGACTGTGGGTCCACAGCCCTCCCTCTGGCAGCTTCGGGGACGAGCTGGGCTGGGAGCTGGCCCTCGGCAAAGCTGCGTGCCCCAAATGCTGGCGCCGCGCCCCCTCCCATagagcccaaatccagagtccTGAGACTTGGAGCGCGCGCGAGAAAGGGGTTGGAGATGATGAGTCAGAAGCCCAAGGCCCTTCTCGTCCCCCTCCCTTCGGGCCCCGGTGCCGGACGAGGACAGGCGCGTGGGGCAGACGGGTGGACGGGGCAAGAAGAGGAAAGGACGCGGCGACCCGAGCTAAAATTTTCCCGCCTCTTGCGAGCACGCCGGTGTAACGAGCCCGCGTTGCTGCCACCCTTTCTCTCCAAGGCGGGAGCGGGACTGCGCAGGCTCAGCCTCTCGCAGCCCCGCCGACCTTTGATCCCGGCTGCGTCCGGTTGCTGAAGCTCTGGTTGGGCTCAACCCCCACAGTTTATGACCTTTGCACGTGTGCAAAGATGACAAGCTCAAGTGGGCTTGAGAAAAGCCCAGGAAAACTGGGAGACCCAGTAGCACCAGCCGCTAGAGAAACTAGAAATTGACCACAGCTGGAGTACTAAGAGAACTCACCCCAAATTCACATAGTGCCCAGGATGGGTGTGCGCCTCACACTCATTTTTGTTCCCACTTGAGAAGGCTTCTTTCCCTAGAGAATGCTGCTTCTCCGAACTTAGTCAAGGCCAGGCATCAGTGAGGAAAGAGCGCAGCCTGGCTGCCTTGCCCTGACATTGCAGTGGTGCCAGTGGCAGAGCTCCTGTTTGTGACACCTTGGGAGTGGTGATAGTCGCCCTATGACAAGGTTGTGTGAGTACTAGTGGGTGGAGACAGTTCTGGAATTAGGCTCTTGAATGGAGAAAACAAGATCTGggcctcccccttctcctcccagtCTAACCGCCACAATAATGCAGAGCTTATGCGTGCAAGACTccgaaaattattttcttcaaagtcaGAAGATGGTGGTGGATGAGGAAATTGggggtaaacacacacacacacacacacacacacacacacacacacacacaattcactGTGTCTTCCAGATAGGATTGACAGCTTTTAGTGATAGGATCAGAAGTCTAGGAATTCTGGTTCTTGGAGAAGCTCAACCACTGTACAAATGAACCTTATCAGTCAGGTTAGGCTAGGCTTTGGTAACAATGCGccagtttttttcttcccttaagtaagctctgtgaccagagtggggcttgaacccacaaccctgagattaagagtcacatgctttccctactaagccaaccaggcgctCCCAAAATGCCCAAGTCTTAATGGCTTTCAACCACAAATGTTGGTCTCACAGTACATGTCTAGAGTAGTCTGGCAGTGAGCTCTACTCTTTAGAAGTTACTCAAGGTACCCAAGCTGTTAGAGCACTACCATTTTGAGATCCTACCTAAATCACCATGAGACTTAGagtccctcacccccacccgAGTGAAGTAAGCATGAGTTGTTCATGGGATCTTAAATGCTTTTGCCTCAACAGGACATACACCACTTTCACTCACTTCATTGGCCAAAGCCAGTCATATAGCCACACCCAACTCGAAGAGGGCTAGAAGGGCAATCTTTTCAAATGTCTGGAAGAAGTGAAgcagaaatatttcattaaaaggaaaaatgttaaatCATTTGTGGTGATTCTTGAACAGCTTAGCAGCTGGAACTCATCCATTCCAGCAATTATGCCTATATctacctctaatttttttttttacatgaaccACTaaatgcagttctttttttttttttaagattttattttattttttaagtaatctctacacccaacatggggcttgaactcagagaccccagatcaagagttgcatgctccacccactgagccagcttGGCACCCCTAAATGCAGTTCTTTGtagaaacttttcaaaaaaataattggaCTGGGAGCCCGGAACTTTAGATTCTGGTTTTGTTGTGTACATTTTGGGAAGTCAACCTTTTGGAACTACATTTTGCTTACATGGAGGTTATAATCATAGTATTTATCGTCTCTGCCTTATTGGAATATCAAggaataacaaataaataaaatcacacatgGAAAAATACTTTGAAACTACAAGGCACTCCAGAGGCTGAAAATAAATTGCCTACAGGGTTATGGAGTAGCGTAAAGGAGTGAAAGAGATAGAGTATGAAGTAACAGGGATTGGTGGCAACTGTAGCAAACCAGAGAGCACACATTCTACTTCAGGATGTTcccctctggggcgcctgggtggctcagtgggttacgcaTAGgactctgtttcagctcaggtcaggatctcacagctcatgagatggagcccagcttcaggctccacactgtcagcagattCTCTCACACcctaccaccccaccccccgccccatctctctctctctctcaaaaataaaaaaagatgttacCCTCAGTTACCCTTACTCCACTCTACCCAATTATTGCAAATGTGGGACTGTGGGCCTGGTACTGGCATAGTTCCAATTTTCCTATAAAAGTCAGAAATCCTAACTTGTT
This window of the Prionailurus viverrinus isolate Anna chromosome B3, UM_Priviv_1.0, whole genome shotgun sequence genome carries:
- the TMEM253 gene encoding transmembrane protein 253 isoform X1, translated to MEERAAQREQERPSVRLEKLQHWARHRQSGHLLVLAVSQLWLAVAVMPFAVSVACLNSACHMATALPLVPGALGLLTGMVTLELRRSPRLWKVQAMMILNIFNLILGFIVVVVEVMKTALGPAPTAPSQLAGLLVVELSAETFTLGGVLLSAHSLFLLSQRKPGCCRTQSLHYQELQEVFRAWRTVWSSYLAADFFTGYCGQWHLRENHGVGGRWRGRRSCSQKLVFWF
- the TMEM253 gene encoding transmembrane protein 253 isoform X2, which codes for MEERAAQREQERPSVRLEKLQHWARHRQSGHLLVLAVSQLWLAVAVMPFAVSVACLNSACHMATALPLVPGALGLLTGMVTLELRRSPRLWKVQAMMILNIFNLILGFIVVVVEVMKTALGPAPTAPSQLAGLLVVELSAETFTLGGVLLSAHSLFLLSQRKPGCCRTQSLHYQELQEGLSELEEVADLENGPTVASTANGTNE
- the TMEM253 gene encoding transmembrane protein 253 isoform X3, translated to MEERAAQREQERPSVRLEKLQHWARHRQSGHLLVLAVSQLWLAVAVMPFAVSVACLNSACHMATALPLVPGALGLLTGMVTLELRRSPRLWKLAGLLVVELSAETFTLGGVLLSAHSLFLLSQRKPGCCRTQSLHYQELQEVFRAWRTVWSSYLAADFFTGYCGQWHLRENHGVGGRWRGRRSCSQKLVFWF
- the TMEM253 gene encoding transmembrane protein 253 isoform X4, which encodes MPFAVSVACLNSACHMATALPLVPGALGLLTGMVTLELRRSPRLWKVQAMMILNIFNLILGFIVVVVEVMKTALGPAPTAPSQLAGLLVVELSAETFTLGGVLLSAHSLFLLSQRKPGCCRTQSLHYQELQEVFRAWRTVWSSYLAADFFTGYCGQWHLRENHGVGGRWRGRRSCSQKLVFWF